Proteins encoded in a region of the Pangasianodon hypophthalmus isolate fPanHyp1 chromosome 21, fPanHyp1.pri, whole genome shotgun sequence genome:
- the si:dkey-181m9.8 gene encoding uncharacterized protein si:dkey-181m9.8: protein MTRVTSELEFKTLAECNYCYPADVLAEVREVTSAFPDLHLYVDYYYYSNNDRKKLVYLRGTVPVLYEGVQYNIPVCIWLHNTHPQNPPRCLVCPLRNMVINSRSSSVDTQGHVLLHCLSNWKHGWSNLSIVLEEMVAAFQREPPLFSTYPNRSPAKQHPLVEQLDHRRSDINPTSGNSMHRKFSHPEMSSSSIAQSANSSMCVKASPSQDGVGELSSVKRSYTQELMDYGISFRATNLQKNPTNPFITAPNMNASDPDDISNLFKSLQLERIVNMYQLDYKDKDIPQAWRQSQGHDEGSLTQPKLLDDGHRVLVSHLPVGVSPQRMKNKLTIYFQRKQSGGGEVAAITYPSAQPDQAVITFRNYRDAAHVLKEPHRIITVDEHQVLIQLQSFNSSQVRVPEGIQGEKAEMFSIILSQEGCTFTPADVLEAVQACRDIPSALKYLSHDCPICQEQASFSKMITMTHCSCTFCESCFKAYFSSVIKEKSIDYAVCPMCNEPDVRTAGRREESMEYFNLLDTQIRHYLDTQTHELFQRKLRDRALQEMPNFRWCAHCSFGLLHEVDRLRMDCPSCMKSTCFKCKSPWASQHEGLSCEKFKEWLQLNSPEFQNSRLELLLSRNKIDCPKCKFRFFLSKGGCLHFKCTQCQHEFCGGCSRPFRMGAACDFSAECAAKGLHAHHPRDCLYHLRDWSVARLHSLLQHHGVSHPFVSRRRDDNGQKGQKGVCGVMEHKETGSVKEEPCGRPAFQEYNGYCTLHYKECLVELVNQNRLDPVVLLEGPELRAELDRWKIPAPEKQPLESDKMYHERLRQMLIERVGLSTSVTSRSNPAAPPTPSPSPTSPMLAAAPWYSVLNPGRAKAEDSQLLLLLND from the exons ATGACTCGTGTGACTTCTGAGTTGGAGTTTAAAACGCTAGCAGAG TGTAACTACTGCTACCCAGCTGACGTCCTGGCAGAGGTCAGAGAGGTCACATCAGCGTTTCCTGACCTGCACCTCTACGTGGATTATTACT attaCTCCAACAATGACAGGAAGAAGCTGGTGTATTTGCGTGGCACCGTCCCTGTGCTTTACGAAG GTGTGCAGTACAACATCCCGGTGTGCATCTGGCTCCACAATACACACCCCCAGAACCCACCACGCTGCCTCGTCTGCCCGCTACGCAACATGGTGATcaacagcaggagcagcagcgtGGACACTCAGGGTCACGTCCTCCTGCACTGCCTCAGCAACTGGAAGCAC GGTTGGTCCAACCTGTCCATCGTCCTGGAGGAGATGGTTGCTGCGTTTCAACGTGAGCCGCCTCTTTTCTCCACTTATCCAAACAGATCTCCAGCGAAACAGCATCCGCTGGTGGAGCAGCTTGATCATCGCAGATCTGATATAAACCCCACGAG TGGGAACTCCATGCACAGGAAGTTCTCCCACCCTGAAATGTCCTCCTCATCTATAGCCCAGTCAGCCAACAGCT CTATGTGTGTGAAGGCGAGTCCGTCTCAGGACGGTGTAGGAGAGCTGAGCAGTGTGAAGAGGTCATACACACAGGAGCTGATGGATTACGGGATTTCGTTCAGAGCGACAAACCTCCAGAAAAACCCAACTAACCCCTTCATCACTG CCCCAAATATGAACGCCTCAGACCCAGATGATATCAGCAACCTGTTTAAAAGCCTTCAGCTGGAAAGAATAGTCAACATGTACCAGCTCGACTACAAAGACAAGG ACATTCCGCAGGCGTGGAGGCAGAGTCAGGGGCATGATGAGGGATCTTTGACCCAGCCGAAGTTGCTCGATGACGGACACAGAGTCTTGGTGAGCCACCTACCCGTGGGCGTCTCTCCTCAGAGGATGAAGAACAAACTGACCATTTACTTTCAGAGGAAGCAGAGCGGAGGCGGAGAGGTAGCGGCCATCACGTACCCTTCAGCTCAGCCGGACCAGGCGGTGATCACCTTCAGAAACTACAGAG ATGCCGCGCATGTCCTGAAAGAGCCACACAGGATCATCACAGTGGACGAGCATCAAGTTCTCATCCAGCTACAGAGCTTCAATAGCTCACAA GTCCGCGTCCCGGAGGGCATCCAGGGCGAGAAAGCCGAGATGTTCAGCATCATCCTGAGTCAGGAGGGCTGCACTTTCACCCCCGCAGATGTGCTGGAGGCGGTTCAGGCGTGCCGAGACATCCCGTCTGCTCTCAAATACCTCTCTCACGACTGCCCCATCTGCCAGGAGCAGGCGTCCTTCAGTAAG ATGATCACCATGACACACTGCTCGTGTACGTTCTGCGAAAGCTGCTTCAAGGCCTACTTCTCGTCTGTCATCAAAGAGAAGAGCATCGACTACGCGGTGTGTCCGATGTGTAACGAGCCAGACGTGCGCACAGCAGGACGCAGGGAGGAGTCCATGGAGTACTTCAACCTGCTCGACACGCAG ATCAGGCACTATCTGGACACACAGACCCATGAGCTGTTTCAGAGGAAGCTGAGGGACCGGGCTCTGCAGGAGATGCCTAACTTCCGCTGGTGTGCTCAT TGTTCTTTCGGACTTCTTCACGAAGTGGACAGACTGAGGATGGACTGCCCCAGCTGCATGAAGAGCACATGCTTTAAATGCAAAAGCCCT TGGGCTTCCCAGCATGAAGGACTTTCCTGTGAGAAGTTTAAGGAATGGTTGCAGCTCAACAGCCCCGAGTTCCAAAACTCGCGTCTGGAGCTCCTCCTCAGCAGGAACAAGATAG attGCCCGAAATGCAAGTTTCGGTTCTTTCTGTCTAAAGGCGGCTGTTTACATTTTAAGTGCACTCAATGCCAGCACGAGTTCTGCGGAGGCTGCAGTCGGCCGTTCAGGATGGGCGCT GCGTGTGATTTCTCCGCCGAATGTGCTGCTAAGGGTTTACACGCCCATCACCCCAGGGACTGTCTGTACCACCTCAGAGACTGGAGTGTGGCCAGACTACACAGTCTACTGCAG CACCATGGCGTGTCCCATCCGTTCGTGTCCAGACGGAGGGATGACAATGGCCAGAAGGGTCAGAAAG GTGTGTGTGGAGTAATGGAGCACAAAGAGACAGGCAGTGTAAAAGAAGAACCATGTGGACGCCCGGCTTTCCAAGAATATAACGGCTACTGCAC ccttCATTATAAGGAGTGTCTAGTGGAGCTGGTTAACCAGAACCGCCTCGATCCGGTGGTGCTGCTCGAGGGACCCGAACTGCGTGCCGAACTGGACCGCTGGAAGATCCCAGCCCCGGAGAAGCAACCCCTGGAGTCAGACAAGATGTACCACGAGCGCCTCAGACAG ATGTTGATCGAGAGGGTGGGTTTGTCCACGAGCGTCACTTCGAGGTCAAACCCGGCTGCTCCACCCACACCGTCGCCTTCACCCACCTCCCCAATGCTCGCCGCCGCTCCCTGGTACTCGGTGCTGAACCCGGGCAGAGCCAAAGCTGAAGACTCgcaactgctgctgctgctcaatGATTGA